TGCCTCGGAAAACAGATAGTCACTAATGTGATTAGCACTCTGTCGGTTATAATCAGATCCCATTTTCTCTAAGTCCGTGTAGGTAACGCGCTGCCGCTTTCCACTCGCCTCATCAACCGGAATAAAAAATGTAGCAACCTCAGCTTCCGAATAGCCAGCCAACAAATCAACATCTTTTGTCTCGTAGCGATTGGCGTCAGCTTGGATGTAATACCGGTTCCCCTGCTCCTGTTTTGCTGTTTTAACCTGAATCTTGAATAGAGTGCCATCCTTGTCGACGATGAGATCGTACGGATGGTTGTGACCAAAGGGGAAAGACACACCGTACCCTTGCATCATCAGCTCCGAGGCGACGGCTAATTCGGATTTCTCTCCTTGACGGGGGCTGTTGTTCATGATGCAAGTCTCCACTATTATGCAATAAACGTGATCGTAATCGGCAATCTCGGAATTAGCTAGATCTGACTTCGGAGCTGACCGAATCCAAGGATCGATTCGCGCTGTGTATTCACCACGACCTAAATAAACTGTTACAACTCGAGGGTCTCAACGAAGTCAAAAAACAGAACTTAGTCTAATAGAGATACCGTTGTCGCAGCCTCTGAGTTGCGCAGAAATCTCACAAGGTCTACGAACCCCTCCACGGGTGGTCCTTCAAGGAGGACGCCAGTCTCAAGATAGTGCTCAAACCCGTAGTCCGTCACATTGGCACTCCCCACGTATGCTGATCTCTCATCGAATAACATAATTTTGGCATGCAGAGTAAACTCAGGAGTGGCCCCATCTTGCCGACGCTGTGCTGACGGTGTCTCGGCATTCCAGCGGGTATAGTCTACGCAGGTAAGAAGCGAAAGGTCAATACCACGCTCGTCAGCCCGTTTTGCAAACGACTTCAGCACTGAGTAATTGTACGACTCTGTGTCAGTGAGATACCGAGAAATTATGCGGACCTCCACGTCCCGGTCCATGGCCGCAAATAGCACTTCTTCGAGATGAGCGAATCCATCTTTTTCGAAGAATGGTGCGACCAGAGTAATTGAGGATTCACTTCTTTTGACCTGCCGTGTGAGGGTCGGCATCAACCATGCCATTCCGAACGATGTCGGGCTCACGTCCTCGAAGGCAGGGTCAGAAGGAAACGTCACCAGCGGTGTTGCCTCTGTCGCTGGCGGTTGACGTGCCTCGTATGCATTGACGCTACGCGAAGCATGTCGGGCTCTCTCGAACACTCCCCGGCACTCTTCTACGTTGACCCGGTAGGCGCTATCTTCAACGCTCGTTCTGAACGACTCACGAGTGATTGCGTCAGTCTGTGAGAGCTGTCGAAACACGTCAGTGGATGCTGCAACAGAGACATCGGTTTCGCTTGCAATTTGCTCGGGAGTCACCAGTTCATCACGTCCACCGGACAGAACTAACAGGCCCTCGAGCTGGGAGAGGAGCTGCTCATCCCGATCAACGTACTCCGCTACAGCGAGGGGCATCCACGTCGATTCAGATTCGTCGTTCATATGAATTGTATATAATTCGGTAGTCAGTACACGCCAGGGAGCCGATTACAGTGTCCAGTATCCCGCGATGTCCATGTCAGTGTTCGGCCGACTGCCGAAGAGGAAGTCCCGGGACAGAACCTGGTTGAAGTACGAACAGCTGATCTCACTCACGTGCAGGCAGGAGAGACACGCTCCGCCACGCTGTGAGCAGACCGGGTCGTACACACACTCGTTTCCGTGAATCTCTGCCTGACCGAGGAGGTTATCCAGTTGCTGTTCGACCATCGTGTGCATCCCGCCAATATTGAACTCCTCCCGGTTGTTCGCGTAGATGACGACAGAGAGCGCGCGCGGGAAGAGGAACTCACTGAGGTTCGTACGGTCGAACCCACTGATAGTGCTGGCCTGCTTTAGCAGGATATGACTCAGCGTGTGGACTAGCTGGAACACGTGTTCTGTGACCTGTTCCTCGACCGACTCGTCGAGATCCGTCTGGAACTTGCCATACCGTTCGACCGGCGCGAGGTGATTAAGCAGAAATGCCCACTGCTCTTCGGTGGAGAGTGACTCGATCTCGCTCCGGGCGTGTTCGAGCGCGGCGTCATCGCGGCTGTTGATCTCCGGGAGCACGATATCTCCGTTTACGGCGTCCGGATCACTCGTCCCCGGAATGTTGAGCGCGACCCACAACAGGACCTGTGCGGGGTCGAGGTCGAACTGAACCGCCTCCGTTTCAGACGTATCGACGAATATTGGCGTTCCGTCCCCGTCACTCGCGCTCTGTGAGAACGCGTTGATCTGTGCTTCCCCTTCTTCACGACTACCACGAGTGTACCCGTACACGAACGTCTGCACGGGGAAGTCTTCGATGACGCGAACGTCATCGAATCCGAGGGCCTCCAGGTCGTCGTGGTAGCTGTTGATGCGGTCTGCTTTGTCGGTGAAGCCACGGTCTCGAGCGTTCGTCTCGAGTTCGCCTAGTGTATCCGTCGTGAGCGACTCGCGGCTGAGAACGTACTGGAGAACCTCGTCACCGGCTTCGGTGAGCTCAGAGGTCTCTCCGTCTGCATCCAGCGCGAGTGTCTCGTCGAGGCGCTCGAGGATGGTCTTGCTCTCCAGCGACCCTTGCTCGCGTAGATACTCACGCGCCTCGTCGAGCGTATTTATATCGTCGTGCGTTGTGTAGATTTCCACCACCTTCTCGTCGTCTACCTCCACCTCACCAGTTCGCTGATGCAGGCTAACGTCTTGGAGTGACGCCGCATCGGACAGTCCGAACAGCTTTGCGATTGCTCTTTTCGCGCCGTCCTCAGAGTTCCGGAGATGCCCGATGCCTGCGGTGTGCAGGTTCACCGTTGAGAG
This genomic window from Haloarcula sp. DT43 contains:
- a CDS encoding group I intron-associated PD-(D/E)XK endonuclease, whose product is MNNSPRQGEKSELAVASELMMQGYGVSFPFGHNHPYDLIVDKDGTLFKIQVKTAKQEQGNRYYIQADANRYETKDVDLLAGYSEAEVATFFIPVDEASGKRQRVTYTDLEKMGSDYNRQSANHISDYLFSEATQRV
- a CDS encoding phospholipase D-like domain-containing protein yields the protein MNDESESTWMPLAVAEYVDRDEQLLSQLEGLLVLSGGRDELVTPEQIASETDVSVAASTDVFRQLSQTDAITRESFRTSVEDSAYRVNVEECRGVFERARHASRSVNAYEARQPPATEATPLVTFPSDPAFEDVSPTSFGMAWLMPTLTRQVKRSESSITLVAPFFEKDGFAHLEEVLFAAMDRDVEVRIISRYLTDTESYNYSVLKSFAKRADERGIDLSLLTCVDYTRWNAETPSAQRRQDGATPEFTLHAKIMLFDERSAYVGSANVTDYGFEHYLETGVLLEGPPVEGFVDLVRFLRNSEAATTVSLLD